Genomic DNA from Deinococcus aerius:
ACAAACGCACTTTTGGAGTGGCTGCCGGACTCATCGATTCCAGAAAGCATGTTCATCGTCTTGCAAGTGACGTTGTTGGCCTCCTTGATGCGTTGACTCGCCTCCTGGGCCTCCTTCTCGTAATGCTCCATCGGCTCTGCTTCCAGCTTCATGGTTTCAAGCTCGCCGAGGTCGGCAATGTTGAAGACCAGCCTGTCACGTTCAAGACGAAGGCCACCCTGACTGCCTCCGCAGCCGGACAGAAGGGCGAGGGTTGCTACGAGTCCCAGGGCGGGGAAAATACGATATTTCACTATGTTGTTCCTCCTGCAAGGTGTTCAGATTCAGCGTGAATTCGTCCCGACGGCCAGAGGACCGTTGGTATGGAGGGAGTCGGTAGGGTGGTTGTTTTAGACTTCGGCTGTTGCCACCGCCACCCGCACCTGCCCGGTAAGCAGGTCCTCCATCAGCCCCTGCTTCAGGGCCTGGAGCTTGGCGATTTGAGCTTGCTCTAAATCTACCTGGCGGTCAAAACTTTCGACATACTCAACCACGCGCTTTTGCTCTGTCAACGGTGGAAGCTGGATGGGGTACTTTCTTAGTTCGGTAAGTGTCACGGTTCTCTGGGCATTTCCCAGAGCTACGGCATCGGCGTATCTCTTAATGTGTGGGCTTTCGAGCCATATAGACAGGAAGTGGGAGTCAACTCTTTTGACTTCAGGCTGTATATAAGCTATGTGTCGCTGAAAGGAGAAGTCAATTTCTTTGGAAATTCGGGCGGCGTGACCGTATGAGCCTACGACTGTGTAAAGGATTCCATCTCGTGTGGGTTGCCTTCCTCTTGATACAACCCTGTATTCTGAAGGAGCTATAAACCCTGATTTTTCCCACAGAATACGACCGTTTCGAACGTTCGAAACGTACAGGAAGGGGATTCCAAAATCCACGGTTTTGACTGCTTGATGTGTGCCATCTGTTATTAAAGTCGCGACTTCTGCTAAGCGGGCTGCTTCCCACCCTCTCGGCACCCGCCCCAGGTCCGTCTCCTTGAACTGTTCCGGGTTCCGTTCCGGGTCGCGGAGCCTCCCGTTCTCGTCCAGCCCCCGCGTCAGCAGGTCGTGCAGGAGGCCCTGGCGGGTGGCCTGAAGCTTCTCGATGACGCGCTGCGTGCCCTCGATGGTGCGGTCGAGGGTATCGAGAATGGCCGCGATGCGGCGCTGTTCGGGAAGGGGGGGCCTCGGCACTTCGAGAATGTCCCCCAAGTCTTTCGGAACATGGGGAACACCTGTACCTGTACGCCTCGATTGGATGAACTCAAACCGTGACTTCAGAAAGTGGGCGAGGTAGCGGGACTCCCAACCTGGATTGGGCCTGAGCCGCGCCACTGTTGAGCTGATGACCCCTTCAAGGTTCGTCGCCACCAGACCGGACCGTTCTCCATCCCAGAGCATCAGTACATCGTTGGGTTTAGCAGCTACGCCGTTCTTCGAGGTAGTCCATGATGAGGCCACTCCTTCAAAAGCCGCAGCTCCGATGTAAGGGATGGAGGCACTGCTCACGTCAGACGAGTTGGCAACAATTCGGCCTTTGGCAATAGAGACAACTTGTTTCAGTTTCTCGTGCGGCCACTCACCCGACATAACCCAACTCCCGCAAAAACCCGTCCAACTGCGCCGCTGCCTCATCCCTTTCGCGCTCCAGCTCGCGCAGGCTGACGTGGTACTTGTCGTGCCAGTTCTCCAGCGCGGCCACAATTTGGTTCCGGTGCGCGGTGACGGCGCGGTTCAGGGCCGTCTCCAGGTTCTCGCGCATGAAAGTCAGGGCGACGTGCTGCCGCTCGGCGTCGGTCATGCGGTCGGCGGTGGCCGCCAAACTGCTGAGGGCCTGCGCGAGCGTCTGCTTGTGGGCCTTCCTGGCGTCGGTCAGCTTCTTCTTGACCAGCCGGGCAACGGCAGCATTCTGGGCGGCCTCGAAGGGGTCGCGTTCTTCGGCCTCGTCGCCTTCCTCGCCGCCCTCACCCTCCAGTTCGGCCAGCTCGGCTTCGAGTTCGGCCCGCTTCTCCTCCAGCGCCCCAAGCGCCTGCATGGACCTGGGGGCCAGGGCGTGCAGCAGACGGTCCCGGTCAATGCCGCCCGTGGTGCTGGTGTCGCTGTCGTCGCCCGTGGCGTTCTGTATCCAGCCGTTCAGCAACTCCCGCCACCCGCTCGCCGCCAGCGTCTTGAGGTTGTACTTGTTGGCGTCCCACCACGACGCGATGACCCCGGCGACCTGAAAGGGGGTGAGGAGAGGTGTGGTCATGTTGCCTATACCTTCGGCTGGCCGCATCGCCTGCTGAAAGCTGCTCAGCAGTTCGGCCCGCAGCCGCTGCAACGCTCTCGTTTCGGGCAGGGCGATGATGTGGCGGTGATGCTCGTCCCACCAGCGGACGAACTGGGTTTGAAGCTGCCTCTCGGTGTCCTGAACGCCGCTGTTCCCCTCGACGATGGCCCGCAGCCTCCGGCGCTCGCTGGCCTGCTCGCTGAAGTGCAGATAGGGGGCACCCTCCGCGTCCTGCTGGAAGACCGTCCCCACCACGTCAAAGCCGTGCGAGGCGAACAGTTCCCGCTGCGCCTCCACCTCGGCGCGGGGCACGCCGCCCTGAAGGTGGGCGCGAACGTCGTGCGGCTCCGGGGCGGGCGTGTTGTCGGCGTAGCGCCGGATGTTCAGGTTGTAGTCGTTCTCGGCCAGCTCCTCCACGGTCACGACGCGGGCGTAGCCGGGCACGTCCCGGAACGCCTCGTAGGTGCTGGCAATCTTCTCGATGTGCTCGGCCCGCAGGTAGTTCTGGGCGCGGCCCGCATGGTACTCGGCGTCGGCGTTGATGAACAGCACCTTGCCCTGCCGCTCCTTCGGCTTGTCCCCCTGGTGCCGCAGAATGAGGATGGCGGCGGGGATGCCCGTCCCGTAGAACAGGTTGGCGGGCAGGCCGATGACGGCCTCCAGCACGTCGTCCTTCAGCAGGCCCTTGCGAATGGCCTTCTCCTCGCCGCCCCGGAACAGGACGCCGTGGGGCATCACGGTGGCGACCACGCCGCCCTTGCGGGTCACGGCCAGCATGTGTTGGAGGAACATCAGGTCGGCCTTCTTGCCCGTCTCCGGGGTCATGCCGTACCGGAAGCGGCCCGGCACCTCCAGGTCCTTCGCGCTGAAGTTGAGGCTGAAGGGCGGGTTGGCAATCACGCGGTCGAAGCGCATCAGGCCACCCGTCTCGTCCCTGTGCAGGGGGCGGGCGAGGGTGTCATCGTTGCGCAGGTCGGCGTCGTGAATGCCGTGCATGATGAGGTTCATCTTCGCCATCGCCCACGAGCCGCCGTTGGCGTCCTGGCCGAAGAGGGCCACTGTGTCCGGGTCGCCGCCATGCTCCTCGACGTACTGGCGGCTCTGAATGAGCATCCCGCCCGACCCGACGGTGGGGTCGTACACGCGCATGCCCGGCTGGGGGTGGATGAGCCGGACCATCAGGCGCACCACGTCACGCGGGGTATAAAACTCGCCGCCTTTCTTGCCCGCGCTGTCGGCGAACTCCTTGACCAGGTACTCGTAGGCCGCCCCCAGCAGGTCGGGGAACTCGAAGTCCTCGTCCCGCAAGGGCACCCTGCCGAAGTGCTCGATAAGTTCGCGCAGCTTGGAGTCGGGAACGCGGGTCTGCCCGACCTTGCGGTTGAAATCGATGTGGCTGACCACGCCCTCCAGGGCGGCGAAGTTCGCCTCCTCCAGCGCACCGAGCGCCTTGTTCAGGCCATCGCCGACATCCTTGTGCAGGTGGTCCCGGAGGTACGCCCAGCGAGCTTTTTCCGGCACGAAGAAGACCTGCTGCTCCTCATAGTAGGAGGGGTTGTCGGCGCGTTGGGCGGCCTGCTCTGGCGTGCGGCCTGCCGCAAGCTGGTCCTTCAAGATACGAGCCCGCTGGGCGTCGAACACGTCGGAGGCCCGCTTCAGGAACAGCATCCCGAAGATGTACTCCTTGAACTCCGAGGCGTCCATCTTGCCCCGCAGGATGTCGGCGGCGGCGAAGAGGTGCCGTTCCAGTTGTTTCAGGGTGAGCTTGGGCATGGAATCCTTCCCAGGATAGGGGACGCGGAGAAGGCCAGGACGACGGGTTGCGCCCTGGCCTTCTCTGTGGGGCGGAGCTTCAGCAGCGCACCGTGTTTCTCGTGCCCTGCCCAGTCAGGGTCACCGTTCGACACGGCACGCCGTTCCTGGACATGGTCGCCTTTACCTCCGTCGCGGTGACCAGCTCGACCGTGAAGTAGAAGTTCCTGGAGCTGACCTGGCTGAAGGTCGCGGGAAGCTGAATGCCGGTACGTGGAGCGGTGGATGGCTTTCCGGGCATGTAGACCCCTTCGGCCTCGCACATGGATTCGGACTCGTAGCCCTGCTCGACGTAGCACACGCCGACACCACCCGTGCCAGTCAGGGCAAGGTCGTACTTCGCCGGGGCGCCATTCTGGTTGCAGGAGGCGAGGAGCAGCATCAGGGCGGTGAGAATGGGGGCAATCTTGTTCATGGAATACCTCTTTCGTTGGGCTGAACAGTTCAGCCTGGGTTTGGGCATGGCGCGAAGGGGGGCCAGAAAAATGGGCAACCAGACGCGGCTGCCCTTTCGGCCTTCGTGTTGCGTTCAGATGTTCGCGGCGGAAGCTCCCGTCGTCGTGGTCCCAACTTGGCCCTCGAACATGATGTCGCGCTTCTTGGCCTCGTACTCCATCTGGGAAAGGATGCCAGCACGGCGCATGTCTTCCAGCGCGGCCAGCTTCTTCTCCCGCTCGGCGTCGAGTTCCAGTTGCAGCCGCTTCTGGGCGTATTCGGCCTCCGAGATGACTCCCTGGGTCCGGGCGTTCTCCAGCGCCACGAGCCGCGTCGCCGCGTTGCTGGGGGCAGGAGCGGCGGAGGTCGGGCTGGTAACGCCCGGCACGGCGTCGGGGGCCACACCGCCTCCGTCCCAGAGCTGGGTGCCCTTGCGCTTGAGCAGGTAGAGGTCATAGTTGGCGACCATACCGGTAGCTATCCAGGTGAGTGGGACGGCGACGCCCCCAGTGGCGACAGCTAGAATGAGCGTGGCGACGGCGTAAATAATGGCCTTGACCCACAGACCCCGGTACAGATACCAGAAAAAGCCCAGAGCGAAGGCCGCCCAGTTCCAGGTGGCTATCCATCGGCCTCCGGCATCATCGAACCGGCGGAAGGTGTCGTCGTAACTCGCTGGCAGGCTCATAGGTACTCCCTTTGTCCGGCGGGAAGGCGGGTCAACGCTGACCAGGACGAGTGATTTATGGTCACCGCTCTCCCGTCTGAATCTGGATGAACCGTAGCAGGCTCGGTGCCGGGGAGGAGGCGCAAATCCTGCACGTCCCCCCCAATACCCCCAACGCTCAGTTCCCCGACCACTCCTTCGGCCTGGACAGCACGGCCAGCTCCGGGTACTCGGCTTCGAGCAGGGCGCGGCGGGTTCGGTGGTCGCAGTACAGCTTCTCCGGGTGGGCCTGCTCAGGCCCCGCCCAGTCCTCATGCAAGAGGAAAGGCCGAAGGAAGTACCATGACGGGGATGAGCACCAAGCGCCACACACCGACCGGTTCCTCCCAGAAGGCCCAGGAGAAACCCGCGCCGGACGTGCGTGCTGTGGCGCTGAAGGTGCTGGAGAAACGTTGGGCAGTGTTTGCGGGACTTGCCAAGCGGTAACACGGCCAGCCCAGCCGTCCCGGTCAGTTGCCCCGCCATCCAGCGGGCCGCGACAGAACGGCCAGGAGGGGGTGCTCCTCCTCCATCCGCATTCGCCTCCGCTGATGCTGGGCGAAGAGCCGGGTCAGGTGGGTCATCTCTGGGCTGTTCAGGTCGTCGTCACTGTCCGGGACCATCAGCACACTCAGGGCATTCAGGTTGGTCAGGACTTGCAGGTACGCCTCGGCCACAGGAGTGGGGACGTCGCTTTCGGCGAGGCGAGCTCGGACTTGTTCAACAAAGGTGAAGTACATGGGTTCCTCCAAAAGGAAAAGCCCCCGGCTGCTGCGGGCAGTCCGGGGGTTAAGAGGGCAGGTGAATGATGCGGGCGCCTGAGCTTGAGGGTGAAGCCTTCAAGAGGTAGACGGTGCCGCGCTACGGACGGGTTGGGCTGCTCATGCTCCTTGAACTCCTGTCCTCCCTATGAGGCACCACTGGCCTGGGCCAAGGCTTGACAAGTTCCGGGGTAGAGCGTAAAGTTTCCCTCCGGTGCTCGCAGGCACCCAGGGCAGGACAAGCTGGTGTTCCACGAGACTTGACCCTGAACCCGTTCTGAAATAAGCTGTCCTGGACGGGGAAAAATGGAATAGGAATGCGCCCGTAGCTCAGCTGGATAGAGCGTCTGACTACGGATCAGAAGGCCAGGAGTTCGAATCTCTTCGGGCGCGCCAAAAAGACCCCCTCTGAGAGGGGGTTTTCCTGTTTTTGGCCCCGTTCAAAACAACGCGTTGTTGGAACTGACGCCGGATTTGACACCGGGTGGATCGGCAACGCCCGTCCTGTTACGGCCGCCTCACGGGAGAAACTGTGGCCCCTCCGGGTGGGTTTCTCCCAGGTAGAGGGAGTCACCCCGGAACGTGCCTTGCTGGGGAGATGAACAAGTGTTTATGTCCTTTTCACCTCCTCCTGGGCATGGCACAATGCGCGGCCTTGCGTCGGGCTGTCCCCGCTGCACGCCCACGCCATGACTGACCTCCCCTCCCTGCCCCCTGCCCGCATCCGGCGGACGATGCGCCTCTCCACGCTGGAAGGCTCCATCACGCAGCTCTTCATCAACTGGACGACCGGCTCCGTCCTGACCGGGTACCTGCTGCACCTCGGCGCCGGCCCGAAAGAACTCGCCCTGGTGGCCTCCGTGCCCATGCTCGCCCAGGTCGTCAGCCCCTTCGCCGCGCTCCTCGCCGCCCGGTTCGGCTCGCGCAAGGGGCTCAGCGCCCTGTTCGCCGCCCTCGGCCGCGGGCTGTGGATTCTCGCCGCCCTCTTGCCGCTGCTGGGCCTTCCCTACGCCTGGGCCACGCCCGTTCTCGTCGCGCTGGTCGCGGTGTCTGCCGTCTTCCAGGCCGCTTGCGGGAGCCTGTGGAGCGCCTTCATGGGCGACGTGGTCCCCGACCGGGAGCGGGGGCGCTACTTCGGGCTGCGCACCGGAGTGGCCGGGGTGGTCGGCATGCTGGGTAACCTCGCGGCGGCCGTGGTCCTCGACCGCCTCGCCGCCCCCCTGAACTTTCAGGTCGTGCTCGGCGTGGGCGTGCTGTGCGCGCTGATCGGCGCGGTCCTGGTCCTCCTGCACGACGAGCCCCCCATGCAGCGGCAGCGTGTGGAACTGCGGGCGACCTTCACCGCCCCCTGGCGGGACCGCAACTTTCGCAGGTTCCTCGCCTTCTCGACCCACTGGCACTTCTCGGTCATGCTGGCGGGTCCCTTCGTGTTCGCGTACTTCCTCGGGCAACTGCACCTGTCCTTCACGCAGATCGCGGTCTGGTCGGCTATTGCCTCCTCCTGCGCGCTGGTCACGAGCTGGTGGTGGGGCCGGGTCGCCGACCACGTTGGGAACAAACCGGTGCTGCGCTTCGGGACCATCCTGGCGGGGGTCGGCCTGCCCGGGAGCTGGATTCTGGCCGGGCTGAGCGGAAGGGTCGAGTTCATCTGGCTCAGCGCCGTGCTGGATGCCGTCGCCTGGGGGGCCATTGGCCCGGCCCTGTTCAACCTGGCGCTGGGCAGCGCTCCCAGGGAGGGCCGCACCGCCTTCTTCGCCATGTTCAGCCTGGTGAGCGGCCTGGCGGGCTGCGTGGGCGGGTTGATCGCGGGTCCGCTCCTGGGCGGGTTCCTGGCGCACCCGCTGACCACGTCCCTGTTCACCTGGACCGGGTACCACACGTTGTTCGCCCTGTCGGGTGTGGCGCGCGCGAACAGCTGGCTGCTGCTGCGCCGGGTGGGGGAGCCGGGGGAGGCGCGGCTGCGTGAGGGCGTACGGGCCGTTCGGGTGCGTGGCCGCGCCCCAGTCAACGCTGGCGACTGAACGGCCCAGGGGTACCGAAGAAGGACGAGAACGCCCGCCCCCGGAAAAAGAGGTCGGGCGTTCTCGTTGTGGCCCTGGTGTTACCCCCTTCGGAAGCAGGCCTCTTCCTGCCGCACGATCCACGTCCAGGCCGTGCGGGTCAGCGCCTCGCGTTCCTCCACGGCCTGATGGCTGGGTCGCGCCGCCAGGGTCACCAGCTCCTCGAAGCGGCGTTGCACTTCCGGGTGCTGGGGGCGTCCTTGTCGGGCCACCACAGCTCCATCTCGTCTGGCAGGGTCAGGGCCTCGCTCCCGGAGAGGACGTGGTCGACCGGCCGCTGGTAGCCGTCCAGGCCGAACGTGACGGGCACCCAGCCGCAGCCGATGCGCAGTTCGAGGATCGTGCCGCAGTACACCGGGCGGCCATTCAGGTGGTAGCGGCGTCCCCCGCCGTCATATCCCCATTCCAGAAGGCTCATCGGTAATTCTCCTTCGAATGGGGTCTCCTGGTGACGGACGGCTCAGGGTTCCATCAGCGGCACGACCGCCTGCGTGGCCTGCTGAAGCTTCCCCGCCTCCAGCAGCGCCAGGGGGGAGCGGGTGCTCCCCGCCAGCGGCTGCCGCAGCCACGCCCACCCGTTCTAACAGCAGCAGGCAGGCCAGCGGCTTGAGCGCCTCCTGCCAGGCCTCGTCGTCCGGCCGGGCCGTCACCCCGACCCGGTCCAGCCCGGCCAGCGTGGCGACCTGTTCCACCGGCAACCCCATGACTTCCGCGATTCGGGCCGCGTGCGAGTGGCCGTGCAGGCTGCGGATCAGGCCCGCCATGACCGAGGGCTTCTCGCGGGCTTCCCCCTCCCGCGACAGGCGGGCAGGCCCGGTGACGAGTTCGGTCACGCTGATGGCGGCTGCGGCGTGCACGTCGGCGTACAGGTAGGTGTACAGGTCGGAGGTCATCTGAATGCTGGAGTGCCCCATGCGCCGCTTGAGCAGTGCCGTGGACACCCCCGCCCGCGCGGCGAGGGCGGCGTAGGTGTGCCGCAGGTCGTGCACCCGGATGCGGCGGACCCCCGCGGCCCCCGCCAGCTTCTCCAGGGCGTCGCTGATGCGCCGCTCCGGCAGGTAGGTGCCGACCTGGCTGGGGAACACCAGGTTCTGATCCGTCCAGCGCGGGGCGTTCTCCCGCTCCAGGCGTTGCCGCTCACGGTGCGCCCGCAGCACCTGGACGCTGTCCGGTGAGAGGTGCAGCACCCGGCGGCTCGCCCCGGTCTTCTATGACCTGCTGCTCGCGTTCGGCTACACCGACGAGCAGGCCCGGGAGGGGTTGGCCCGCCGCGCCGGGGTGGCGGGCGGGCCTTCCCGTGGTGTCCTTCCCCCACGCAAGCCCGCCCCACGGCGGCGCCTCGACGAGGCCCTGGCGGTGACCCGCGCTTTTCGCGGACTGGACGAGGCCGAGACGGGGCGTCTGGAAGCTCGAACGGCCCTGCTGCACACCGGGGAGCTGGGGACGGCTGAGCTCCGCGCGCGGCCTCGCCGGGGGCCGGGCTGAGCGTGTTCACGCTCGCGCCCGGCACCCTCGTCCTGATGACCGCCCGCGCCGGCCAGGGGATCGGCGCGGCGCTGCTGCCGCCCGCCTCGCTCGCGCTGATCACCGCCAGCTCTCCTGACCTGGCCACCCGGCGCCGGGCGCTGGGCTGCTGGGGCGCCGCCGCAGGGGTCGCGTTCGCCGGGGGACCCCTGCTGGGCGGGCTGCTCACCAGCGGGCTGGGGTGACGCAGCATCCTCCTGCTCAACGTCTCCGCCGGGCTGCTGGCCGTCGAGCAACTTGTGTAGTTCGGGGCGGTCCCAGCGGCCACCGCTGGCGGTCTCCTGGGAAATCCGTGCTGGAGACAGCCGCCTACCACCTGGCCCTGGCCCTGGAGCGGGCCGGGCAGATGCGGGACCTCAAGGCGCGGCGCCTCGCGCTGGAGGACCGGGCGCAGGTGACGCACGCCTCGCAGCAAGCTCAGGCCGCGTTTGGCGAGGCCACGCTGCGCGATCTGCGGCGGGAGGTCGCGCGCATGGAAGCGGCGGAGACGAGCGGACGAGCCCAGACCCTGCTGCACCGCCTGGACGACCTGCCGGCGTACACCGAACTCGCCCGGCGCCCGCTGCGACAGCGGCTGGTGAGCCTGATGACCCTCACGTTGGAGGTGCGGGAGGAGCTGGAAGGTGAGGGCCACGCCCAGTGGCACCTGGGGGAGTTGCCGGCGGTGCGGGGGGACCGGGAGCTGCTGCGCCCGGTGCTGCATGAACTGCTGCACAACGCGGTCAAGTTCTCCCGGGACCGGGGCTCCCCCACAGATCGACGTGTGGAGTGAGCCTCACCCGGAAGGGCGGTGTACGTGCGCGACAACGGCGTGAGCTTTGATCCCCGGTTCGCGGCGGACCTGTTCGAACCCCAGGGGCACGCGGGGGGGCCGCTGGAGCGGGGGATGGGCCTGACAGGCAGTCGTGAAGCGGATCGTCGAGCGGCAGGGCGGGCGAGTGTGGGCCGAGGGAACGCCCGGGGAGGGCGCCACCTTCGCCTTCACCCTGCCCTAAAGTGAGCGCGGAGGAGTCAGGACATGGCAGACCGGGCGCTGGAGGAACCGCAGGTCACCGAAGCCGCGCAGGGGGCGGCGCTGGAAGTCTTCGTGCGCTTCACGGAGCGGACCAACACCGTGCATCACCCCCAGGTGCTGATCGAAACCGCTGCCGACCTGCTGCACGAGACGATTCCCTCGGCGACCATCGCCTTCCACCCGGCAGAGCGTGACCACTGGAGCGTCCTGGCCCGGCGAGGGGCGATCCCCCCCGGAGGTTCGGGCCGTCCAGGATCGCGGCCTGCCCCTGGATGAGCCGCAACTCCTGCGCCCCTTTCAGCAGGGCTGCCCCCTCTTCTTCGAGTGGGACCCAGGGGTCGCGATGATCCCCGAAGCCGCGTCGTATCAGGTGGTGGCGTATTACCCCTACTGGCGTGAGGGGGTACCCTTCGGCTTTTTCGGGATGGGCAGCCTGGCTGGCCCAGCGTGGAGCGCCCGTGAGCGGACGGTGTTCCTGGCCCTCGGGCGCGCGCTGCAACTCGCGCTGGAACGGGCCTGGCACGCCGAGGAGCGGGAGACCCGGATTCAGGAGTTGGAACGGCAGGTACACACCGGGCGCGTCTTTGCCGAACTGACCCAGGACCTCACCTTCAACGACCCGGCGGCCCTGACCCGCGAAGCCGAGCATCTGCTGTTCCGATTGCTGCCCGGCGCCTCCGTGCAGTACTGGATCCAGCAGGACGGGGAAGGTCGCGTCGCGGCTGGGGCTGCCCCCGAGCGAACCCGCCTGGGAGCGCCTGCCGCAGGTGGAGGCTGACCTGGCGGGACAGCTCGTCCTGGGGGAGCTGGGCCACACCGAGCGCCGGGAGGTCCGGGTGAACGGACAGGTGCAGGGCGTGCTGGGGGTGACCCTGCGGGACCGCGGGACGTGGACGCGGCCTGACCTCGCCGTGCTGGAGACGGTGGCGGAGTACCTGGGGCTGGCCCTGGAACGCGCGCAGCAGTCGCGGCGGCGGCTCCACCCCGACGAGGGGCTGGAGGGGCGGCTGCGCGCGGCCCAGGAACGGGAACACGCCGCCCTCACCTCCCAGGAGGAGACGCTGGCCTTCAGTGAGGCGGTCTGGCAGGGCCTGCGCCGCGAACTCACCCGGCTGAGCCGCACCCGCGAGGGCGCGGAGGTGCGGGAACGGCTGGGGCACCTGGGGGCGCGGGTGGACGCCCTGCTGGCCTATACCGAGGTCTCCCGCCGCCCCCTGCACCCAGTGCTGCTCAGCCTGATGACACTGGTGCTGTCGGTCAAGGCGGAGCTGGAACGCGGGGAGACCGGGCGCCGGGTGCGCTGGAAGCTGGGAGAGCTGCCGACGGTGCGGGCCGACCGGGACCTGCTGAGGCTGGTGCTGTTCGAGCTGCTGCAAAATGCCCTGAAGTTCACGCGGGGGCGGGAAGAGGCGTGGATCGAGGTGGGGTCGGAGGCGCGGCCAGAAGGGCTGGCGGTGTTCGTGCGGGACAACGGCGTGGGCTTTGATCCCCGCTTTGCGGAGCTGCTGTTCGGGGTGTTCGAGCGGGGGCAGGAGGACGTGGAGGGCTTGGGGATGGGGCTGGCGGTGGTGAAGTGCGTCGTGAAGCGCCATGGCGGGCGGGTCTGGGCTGAGGGGACACCCGGGGAGGGCGCCACCTTCGGGTTCACCCTCCCAGGACAAGGAGGGTCATCGCCGCGTCGGTAACGCGCCGTTCCAGCGAACAGGTGGTGAGTTCACTTCCCTGGGGAGGGTAGTCCCGCCCCTCCGGGCAGGCGGACGAGGCGTTCAGGGTCATCATCGCCTCACCTGACCGGCGAATCCTCCGGTTCTGCAACACCCACAGCCACCGTGACCGTGGGGGCGATGCCCGCGTTGTTCACCACCACGTCCAGGCGCCCCCGCCAGGCGACCGCCTCCCGGAACAACTCGGTGGCGGCCCCGGGCCGGGATAGGTCGGCCCCGAGGGGGGTGGCCCGCGCCTCCCCGGCACCTCGCCCGTAATGCACGATGACCTGCGCCCCCGCGCCCGCCAGCGTCCGGGCTGTTGCCGCGCCGATCCCGCGCGAGCCGCCCGTCACGAGGATGACTTTTCCAGTTAAGTCGAGCATGTCGCCCATTGTGTGGTCTTGGCCTCCCCGGCGGCCCGGAAGGGGGGAGAGAAGACCGGAACCCGGTCGCCCAGGTCGTGTCCGTCCCTTCCGGGGAGGAGGCGGAAAGTGAGGGGCAAAATCGCAGGGGCTCAGCAGCCTGAAGATGTGGGCCAAGAAAACCTCTGTCCCCTGGGGCCTGAGCCCCTCACTTTCCCACGCAGAAGTTGCGGAAGACGGCGTCCACCACGTCCTCGCTCACGTCGCGCCCGGTCAGCTCGGCCAGCGAGCGCAGCGCCTCCTCCAGCTCGTACCCGGCGAGGTCGTCGGGGAGGGTGCGGGCGGCCCGGACGTGCAGCAGCGCCCGCCGCGCCGCGTCCGCCTGCCGCTCGGTGGTGAGCCACGCCTCGCCCCGCGCCGCGTCCCCGATCAGGGCGGCGTGGATGGCGTCCCGCAACTCGGGGAGGCCCCCCCCGGTGACGGCGCTCACGTCCAGCGCGGCGGGGTCGGTCCAGGCCGGGGGAAGGTCCGCCTTCGTCCGCACCCGGATGACCCGCGCCTCCCCCGGCAACTCGGTCGGCAGGTCCTCGCGGGGCAGGCTGCCGTCCTCCAGCACCAGCACGAGGTCGGCCCGGGCGGCGAGACTGATCGCCTGGCGCACTCCCGCCGCCTCCACCTCGTCGCCCGTCTCGCGCAGGCCCGCCGTGTCCACCAGGGTGACGGGCACCCCGGCCAGCGACAGATTCGCCTCCAGGTAGTCTCGCGTGGTGCCGGGAATGGGCGTGACGATGGACCGCTCGTACCCCAGCAGCGCGTTCAGCAGGCTGCTCTTGCCCGCGTTGGGGCGCCCGATCAGCGCC
This window encodes:
- a CDS encoding ATP-binding protein, which produces MEADLAGQLVLGELGHTERREVRVNGQVQGVLGVTLRDRGTWTRPDLAVLETVAEYLGLALERAQQSRRRLHPDEGLEGRLRAAQEREHAALTSQEETLAFSEAVWQGLRRELTRLSRTREGAEVRERLGHLGARVDALLAYTEVSRRPLHPVLLSLMTLVLSVKAELERGETGRRVRWKLGELPTVRADRDLLRLVLFELLQNALKFTRGREEAWIEVGSEARPEGLAVFVRDNGVGFDPRFAELLFGVFERGQEDVEGLGMGLAVVKCVVKRHGGRVWAEGTPGEGATFGFTLPGQGGSSPRR
- a CDS encoding SDR family NAD(P)-dependent oxidoreductase; the encoded protein is MLDLTGKVILVTGGSRGIGAATARTLAGAGAQVIVHYGRGAGEARATPLGADLSRPGAATELFREAVAWRGRLDVVVNNAGIAPTVTVAVGVAEPEDSPVR